A portion of the Diprion similis isolate iyDipSimi1 chromosome 4, iyDipSimi1.1, whole genome shotgun sequence genome contains these proteins:
- the LOC124405191 gene encoding hemolymph lipopolysaccharide-binding protein-like isoform X2, translating to MASALTLIVLGTVNFYGAVPNNQSSVVPGLNLTSTTNIEELISLYARRKNYIYTPGIGAHKLHTATSSWNMARHNCQDEGGHLAVINSADEAQIIGHLVDTANLDMIWIGAHDLFNTGEFVTVQGESIFKAGYNSWERGEPNNAENVEHCVTIKRSGRLNDRNCRDTLSYICELNYLQIYGQK from the exons ATGGCGTCCGCACTGACACTCATTGTACTCGGCACCGTTAATTTTTACGGCGCAGTGCCCAACAATCAATCATCAGTTGTCCCCGGACTAAACTTGACATCAACCACCAACATTGAGGAGCTGATCTCGCTTTACGCTAGGCGTAAAAATTACAT ATACACACCTGGCATCGGTGCTCACAAGCTGCACACCGCAACATCCTCTTGGAATATGGCTCGGCATAATTGTCAAGATGAAGGTGGTCACTTGGCAGTCATTAACTCCGCGGACGAGGCTCAAATCATCGGTCATCTCGTCGATACAGCAAACTTAGATATGATTTGGATCGGTGCCCATGACTTGTTTAACACTGGTGAATTCGTCACCGTGCAGGGTGAATCGATATTCAAAGCAGGATACAACAGTTGGGAGAGAGGAGAGCCAAACAATGCGGAGAACGTAGAACATTGTGTAACGATTAAAAGAAGCGGGAGGCTAAACGATAGGAATTGTAGAGACACCCTCAGCTACATATGTGAGCTAAATTACCTCCAGATCTACGGACAGAAATGA
- the LOC124405935 gene encoding hemolymph lipopolysaccharide-binding protein-like: MAIILVLLQISLCITLAMAQQPASTNTNEIWLYLPTLDDLIIYVPGIGAYKLHTREVPWNKARTTCEEEGGHLVILNSVSEAKKDSELYNKAGRVTGSAYLFLVSVGFHQFYEEGQFVTIHGQTLAKAGFSEWLDREPDSSDAGQQCGSLERTGRLCDHGCSAPLAFKFTCIVHQTLVSQTGVPDMQNEINAVRPNRIIGALYGRISITKKVKQFIEF; encoded by the exons ATGGCGATAATTTTGGTTCTACTTCAAATATCGTTGTGTATTACACTGGCGATGGCACAACAGCCTGCATCCACTAATACTAACGAAATCTGGCTTTATTTACCGACATTGG ATGATCTTATAAT ATACGTTCCGGGAATCGGTGCCTACAAACTTCACACGAGAGAGGTTCCATGGAACAAGGCTCGAACTACTTGCGAGGAGGAGGGCGGTCACTTGGTCATCCTCAACTCCGTTTCCGAGGCGAAGAAAGATTCTGAACTTTACAACAAAGCGGGAAGAGTTACCGGGTcagcttatttatttttggtcAGTGTTGGATTTCATCAGTTTTACGAAGAGGGCCAATTTGTAACCATCCATGGTCAGACGTTGGCGAAGGCTGGCTTTAGCGAATGGTTGGACAGAGAGCCTGACAGCTCTGACGCTGGTCAACAATGCGGATCCTTGGAAAGAACAGGTCGATTGTGCGACCATGGTTGCAGTGCTCCATTGGCATTC AAATTTACGTGCATCGTCCACCAGACTTTAGTTTCTCAAACAGGCGTCCCGGACATGCAGAATGAAATCAATGCAGTTCGACCAAATCGAATCATCGGAGCTCTTTATGGTAGAATCAGTATAACgaagaaagtgaaacaatttattgaattttag
- the LOC124405407 gene encoding hemolymph lipopolysaccharide-binding protein-like — MSSALPLLVFGQAYFLTPAFNTQSVAPNFTSLPNNDLTKRDDYTYTPGIGAHKVHTQLASWSDAWVKCRDEGAHLAIVNSQAESKLIVQLLAKADPVKGGNVADFVHIGFHDLYQKNQWVTIKGQSLFEAGFSEWYQGEPNRLDGNEHCGSIHRRDGKLNDQSCTSKMTGFVCELRSA; from the exons ATGTCGTCCGCGCTGCCGTTGTTAGTTTTTGGGCAAGCGTATTTCCTCACCCCAGCCTTTAACACCCAATCGGTAGCACCTAATTTCACCTCGCTTCCAAACAACGACCTCACCAAACGGGATGACTATAC GTACACGCCGGGAATCGGTGCTCACAAGGTTCACACTCAATTGGCTTCTTGGTCCGACGCTTGGGTCAAATGTCGAGACGAGGGTGCTCACCTAGCCATCGTCAACTCTCAGGCTGAATCGAAACTTATCGTTCAACTTCTGGCAAAAGCGGATCCTGTGAAAGGTGGCAATGTTGCGGACTTTGTTCACATTGGTTTTCATGATTTGTACCAGAAAAACCAGTGGGTTACAATTAAAGGTCAATCCCTGTTCGAGGCAGGATTTAGCGAATGGTACCAGGGCGAACCTAACCGCCTGGACGGAAATGAGCATTGTGGATCGATCCACCGAAGAGACGGTAAATTGAACGACCAAAGTTGCACCTCTAAGATGACCGGTTTTGTTTGCGAGTTGCGCTCCGCTTAG
- the LOC124405191 gene encoding hemolymph lipopolysaccharide-binding protein-like isoform X1, which yields MASALTLIVLGTVNFYGAVPNNQSSVVPGLNLTSTTNIEELISLYARRKNYINYCRYTPGIGAHKLHTATSSWNMARHNCQDEGGHLAVINSADEAQIIGHLVDTANLDMIWIGAHDLFNTGEFVTVQGESIFKAGYNSWERGEPNNAENVEHCVTIKRSGRLNDRNCRDTLSYICELNYLQIYGQK from the exons ATGGCGTCCGCACTGACACTCATTGTACTCGGCACCGTTAATTTTTACGGCGCAGTGCCCAACAATCAATCATCAGTTGTCCCCGGACTAAACTTGACATCAACCACCAACATTGAGGAGCTGATCTCGCTTTACGCTAGGCGTAAAAATTACAT TAATTATTGCAGATACACACCTGGCATCGGTGCTCACAAGCTGCACACCGCAACATCCTCTTGGAATATGGCTCGGCATAATTGTCAAGATGAAGGTGGTCACTTGGCAGTCATTAACTCCGCGGACGAGGCTCAAATCATCGGTCATCTCGTCGATACAGCAAACTTAGATATGATTTGGATCGGTGCCCATGACTTGTTTAACACTGGTGAATTCGTCACCGTGCAGGGTGAATCGATATTCAAAGCAGGATACAACAGTTGGGAGAGAGGAGAGCCAAACAATGCGGAGAACGTAGAACATTGTGTAACGATTAAAAGAAGCGGGAGGCTAAACGATAGGAATTGTAGAGACACCCTCAGCTACATATGTGAGCTAAATTACCTCCAGATCTACGGACAGAAATGA
- the LOC124405405 gene encoding hemolymph lipopolysaccharide-binding protein-like isoform X1, whose product MASIVVIGVMFLTLAAMVKELPVDATANGVLLLAIPLQTTNDGAPCLVRGQSLVKKRDDYTYVHGLGGYKLHTRATTWVEARLICQEEGGHLAVINSNAEADAIARVFQKGGPITGSNYQGDALIGFHDLYRKGEYVTIHGESLEKAGYNLWHSGQPNNLGNNQRCGGICTDGRLNDLWCNDQRFGFICEVPAA is encoded by the exons ATGGCAAGTATTGTTGTAATTGGAGTTATGTTCCTCACACTGGCTGCAATGGTGAAAGAATTACCGGTCGATGCCACGGCGAACGGTGTCCTATTGCTTGCCATACCTT TGCAGACAACAAATGACGGAGCCCCTTGTCTAGTACGTGGTCAATCATTAGTCAAAAAACGGGACGATTACAC GTACGTACACGGTTTGGGTGGCTACAAGCTTCATACGCGAGCAACAACATGGGTTGAAGCACGGTTAATCTGTCAAGAAGAAGGCGGTCACCTGGCCGTCATTAACAGCAACGCGGAGGCGGATGCCATTGCTCGGGTCTTTCAAAAAGGAGGCCCAATTACTGGCTCAAACTATCAAGGAGACGCGCTCATTGGTTTTCACGACCTTTACCGGAAGGGTGAGTACGTCACTATTCACGGAGAGTCATTGGAAAAGGCTGGATACAACCTCTGGCACAGTGGACAACCCAACAATCTAGGTAACAATCAAAGATGTGGAGGGATATGCACTGATGGACGTCTCAATGATCTTTGGTGTAACGATCAACGATTTGGGTTTATATGCGAAGTTCCAGCGGCTTAA
- the LOC124405934 gene encoding hemolymph lipopolysaccharide-binding protein-like encodes MSAALSLIVYGQVFLLGPAANVRPIVIGSHDSTAIPAIDRTLDKTKPFEENTNSQLIPAINRRLGEIELSEKIVKRGDYTKICESEGAHLAIVNSAKEAQVIGDLFAKSGHHLNSQDSNYAHIGFHDLYEEGEFVTIDGKSLATVGYYEWQSGNPNNDGNNENCGSVYRNGQLNDITCAKSVAFVCELPDPAHLEVGMRNSTPAEVSVGVRT; translated from the exons ATGTCAGCGGCATTATCGTTGATCGTTTACGGACAAGTGTTTCTACTCGGGCCCGCGGCAAATGTTCGACCGATCGTTATTGGATCTCATGATTCAACAGCAATACCAGCCATCGACCGTACCTTGGATAAGACAAAGCCGTTCGAGGAAAATACAAATTCACAACTGATTCCAGCAATAAATCGCAGACTTGGAGAGATAGAATTATCAGAAAAGATAGTCAAACGTGGTGACTACAC AAAAATCTGCGAAAGCGAAGGCGCACATCTCGCTATTGTGAACTCAGCCAAGGAAGCGCAAGTGATCGGTGATCTTTTCGCGAAATCCGGTCATCACTTAAATTCGCAAGACTCGAACTACGCCCACATCGGATTTCACGACCTCTACGAAGAAGGAGAATTCGTTACCATCGACGGCAAATCTCTGGCAACCGTGGGTTACTATGAGTGGCAGAGCGGAAATCCCAACAACGACGGAAACAATGAGAATTGCGGATCAGTGTACAGAAATGGCCAGCTCAATGACATTACTTGTGCGAAATCTGTTGCCTTTGTTTGCGAATTACCGGAT CCCGCTCATTTAGAGGTCGGGATGCGAAATTCAACTCCAGCCGAAGTCTCAGTCGGAGTGAGGACATAA
- the LOC124405405 gene encoding hemolymph lipopolysaccharide-binding protein-like isoform X2: protein MPRRTVSYCLPYLTTNDGAPCLVRGQSLVKKRDDYTYVHGLGGYKLHTRATTWVEARLICQEEGGHLAVINSNAEADAIARVFQKGGPITGSNYQGDALIGFHDLYRKGEYVTIHGESLEKAGYNLWHSGQPNNLGNNQRCGGICTDGRLNDLWCNDQRFGFICEVPAA, encoded by the exons ATGCCACGGCGAACGGTGTCCTATTGCTTGCCATACCTT ACAACAAATGACGGAGCCCCTTGTCTAGTACGTGGTCAATCATTAGTCAAAAAACGGGACGATTACAC GTACGTACACGGTTTGGGTGGCTACAAGCTTCATACGCGAGCAACAACATGGGTTGAAGCACGGTTAATCTGTCAAGAAGAAGGCGGTCACCTGGCCGTCATTAACAGCAACGCGGAGGCGGATGCCATTGCTCGGGTCTTTCAAAAAGGAGGCCCAATTACTGGCTCAAACTATCAAGGAGACGCGCTCATTGGTTTTCACGACCTTTACCGGAAGGGTGAGTACGTCACTATTCACGGAGAGTCATTGGAAAAGGCTGGATACAACCTCTGGCACAGTGGACAACCCAACAATCTAGGTAACAATCAAAGATGTGGAGGGATATGCACTGATGGACGTCTCAATGATCTTTGGTGTAACGATCAACGATTTGGGTTTATATGCGAAGTTCCAGCGGCTTAA